One window of Robiginitalea biformata HTCC2501 genomic DNA carries:
- a CDS encoding tetratricopeptide repeat protein: protein MTMKLLVPIPNAIRVLPVCWCLLAGAQEEGSADVFLESYSDAFQETFFQALREKGIENYDRAEALLLECKQLDPLAPVLDHELAKVLIRQEQYPAAEQYALTAVRAEPAEYWYLHTLMEALGPQYKQPAELRDFLPMDMPEFRINLARWYLEQQDGEQVLEQLRGLEDTDEVLALRQQARQLEPESPSVPEGAPSVADSERETPAADSATDPPAEVGSVTHFMKQLEALLVSESWGEAEELGSEAIETYPLQPFFYFAKGRGLLGLGRPAEAVSVLESGEEFLLESGELARRIYTALADAHTALGNMEKAGEYRAKSKNGSQ, encoded by the coding sequence ATGACGATGAAATTACTGGTTCCAATTCCGAATGCCATCCGGGTGTTGCCCGTGTGCTGGTGCCTCTTGGCAGGCGCCCAGGAGGAGGGCAGTGCCGACGTATTCCTGGAGTCCTACTCGGACGCCTTCCAGGAGACGTTTTTCCAGGCCCTGAGGGAAAAGGGAATCGAAAATTACGACCGGGCCGAAGCCTTGCTGCTGGAATGCAAGCAGCTGGACCCCCTGGCCCCGGTTCTGGACCACGAGCTCGCCAAAGTCCTGATCCGGCAGGAGCAATACCCGGCTGCCGAGCAGTACGCCCTCACGGCTGTCCGGGCGGAACCTGCGGAATACTGGTATCTTCACACGTTAATGGAGGCCCTCGGGCCCCAATACAAACAACCTGCGGAACTGCGCGACTTCCTGCCGATGGATATGCCGGAATTCCGGATCAACCTGGCCCGGTGGTACCTGGAACAACAAGACGGGGAACAGGTTTTGGAACAGCTCCGGGGGCTGGAGGATACCGACGAGGTCCTGGCACTCCGCCAACAGGCCCGGCAGCTGGAACCGGAATCGCCATCCGTGCCGGAGGGAGCACCTTCCGTAGCCGATTCGGAGAGGGAAACCCCGGCGGCCGATTCGGCGACGGATCCGCCGGCAGAAGTGGGTTCTGTTACGCATTTTATGAAACAACTCGAGGCGCTGCTCGTCTCAGAATCGTGGGGCGAGGCTGAGGAGCTCGGATCGGAGGCGATAGAAACCTATCCCCTGCAGCCCTTTTTTTATTTTGCGAAGGGACGCGGGCTGCTGGGACTTGGCCGGCCTGCTGAGGCCGTGTCTGTTCTGGAATCCGGGGAGGAATTCCTGCTGGAAAGCGGGGAGCTCGCCCGGCGGATCTACACGGCGCTGGCAGATGCGCATACCGCCCTGGGCAACATGGAAAAGGCCGGGGAGTACCGGGCTAAAAGTAAAAACGGATCGCAGTGA
- the dut gene encoding dUTP diphosphatase produces MKVKIINRSGRPLPAYQTEGAAGMDLRACLEGPVTLGPLERAVIKTGLFMELPLGYEAQVRPRSGLAAKQGIGVLNSPGTIDADYRGEIGVILVNLSNDPVTVSDGDRIAQMVIARHERAEWVEVEALNESVRGAGGFGSTGKK; encoded by the coding sequence ATGAAGGTAAAGATCATCAACCGGTCCGGGCGGCCCCTGCCGGCCTATCAGACCGAAGGTGCCGCAGGGATGGACCTGCGGGCCTGCCTGGAGGGGCCCGTCACGCTCGGCCCCCTGGAGCGGGCCGTGATCAAAACCGGCCTGTTTATGGAATTGCCCCTGGGGTACGAGGCCCAGGTCCGGCCCCGGAGCGGCCTGGCAGCCAAACAGGGCATCGGGGTGTTGAACAGCCCGGGAACCATCGATGCGGATTACCGGGGAGAGATTGGTGTGATTCTTGTGAACCTTTCCAATGACCCCGTCACCGTTTCGGACGGAGACCGGATTGCGCAGATGGTGATTGCCAGGCACGAACGGGCCGAATGGGTGGAGGTAGAAGCGCTGAATGAATCGGTACGCGGGGCTGGAGGCTTTGGCAGTACCGGCAAGAAATGA